GGTCACCGACACGCGCACCGAGGTGCCCTCGGGCGTCTTCTGGTACGTGACGGGCCAGGCGAGCGACTTCGTGGGTGCGGCGGGTCAGCCGTCGATCACCCCCGACCACCTCGGCTGGTCGCCCGCGCTCGTGACCACCGGCAACGGCGAGGTCGCCGCGGGCGACGAGGTGAAGACGTCACTCGACGAGGCGCCGAACAACGTCGGCCTCACCGGCGAGGAACTGCTCGCCCTCTCGCTCGACTCCGCGAGCTCGACCGCGGCTTCCGGCCAGTGGACGGCCGGCGCCAACCTTGTGCTCAAGACCCCGGTCGATGTCGCCCCGGGTGGCTACACGTCGCTGCTGACGCTGTCGCTGTTCGAAGACGCGCTCTGAGCCGGCTCCCCCGGCGGTCGGGTCGGCGCGACATCGCCGGCCCGACCGCACCCCCGACCTCATTTCACTGACCGCATCTCTTCGACCAGGACTCGCCATGAACACATCTCGTCTTCGAGCCGCGCTCGCCGCCCTCGCGACCGTCGCAGGTGCCGCCGCGCTGACCGTGACCGCGACCCCTGCTGTGGCCGACGAGGCCGCGGCGGTATCGTGGTCGGTCACGCCGGCCGATGCTTCGGGGCCCGACGGCCGAGTGGCCATCGAGCACGAGCTCGACGCAGGCGAGACTCTGGAAGACCACTTCGCGGTGCGCAATCTCGGCACTGAAGCGGTCACCTTCCGGGTCGCGGCCGCTGATGGCTTCTACACCCGCAGCGGGCGCTTCGACATGCTGCCGTCGGATCAGGAGTCGGTGGACGCCGGCACCTGGATCGCCCTGCCCGAGAGCGTCACGGTGGAACCCGGCGGCACCGTCGTCGTTCCCTTCACGATCTCGGTTCCCGAGAACGCGGAGCCCGGCGATCACGCCGCCGGCATCGCCGCCTCTGTGCTGTCGCTCAAGCAGGGCGAGGGTGCAGAGGTCGGGGTGGAGAGTCGCGTGGGGTTCCGCGTGATGACCCGCGTGACGGGCGAGCTCGCCCCGGCGTTCTCGGCTCAGAACGTGCGCACCGACTACCGCACCTCGTGGAATCCGCTCGAACCCGGACGCATCGACGTCTCCTTCGACGTGGTCAACGAGGGCAACACGCGTCTCGAGGTGGGCGGGGTGCTCGATCTCGCCGGGCAGCAGGTTCCGTTCCCTGATGAGAGCGCGGGCCGGCAGGAGATCCTGCCGGGGGAGCGTCACACCTTCTCGCTCGTTGTCGACCAGGTGTGGCCGCTGTTCGCCTTCCCGGGCGAGATCGCACTCGCACCATCCGTCACCACTGCCGACGGCCAGTCGACCGAGGTCGCGCCGGCGGCGACACCACTGTTCATCTGGGCGATTCCGTGGCCGCAACTGCTGGTGCTCGCCGGACTCGCCCTCATCGCCATGGCACTGCTCTGGCGCCGCAACCGCTCGACCCGTCGCATCGAAGAACTGGTCAGGCAGGCCCGCGAAGCAGGTCGTCGCGACGCCGTTCCCGAGCGCGCGGCATGAGCTGAGCTGTCAGTTCCCGGTTACGTATCGAAGGAGAACGTATGTTCCAACCGAAGTTCGCACTCAGGTCGGTTTCATTCGCCGCCGCGGCAGTGATGGCAAGTGTCGGCGTGTTCGCGACGACGAGCGCCGCGCAGGCCGCCGTCGAATGGAATCCGGAGTCGTCGTACACGACAACGGACGCCGGCGACGGCACCTACAAGGTGCCCATGCTCAAGTCGGATGTGCCGGATGTCGCCGTCGAGCGGGTCCCTGCGTCGCAGAACGACGAAGGCCGCGACATCTACTACATGGTCAGCACGACGATGCATCTCAGTCCGGGCGCACCGATCATGAAGTCGTACGACCTCGTCAACTGGGAGATCGTGAACTACGCGTTCGATCGCCTCGACATCAGTGATGCCGCATCCTTGCGGAACGGCAAGAACTCCTACGGCGAGGGGCAGTGGGCGTCGTCGATCCGTTTCCACGACGGCACCTACTACGTGCTGATCAATTCGCTGAACCTCGGCGGCGCCTTCCTCTACCGCACCGACGACATCGACAACGGAGCGTGGACGAAGACGGCGTTCGGTCGAGGCTTCCACGATCCTTCGCTCTTCTTCGACGATGCCAACGGCGGAACACCGTACATCTTCTACGGTGGCGGTGGCTCCAGCGCGGTTCGGCTGAACCCGACGCTGACGGCAGTCGAGCAGGACTTTCCGGACGTGATCCGCCGCAGCGACTACGCGGATAAGCCGTACATCGGTAACGACGACGGCATCTTCGAGGGTGCCCAGGTGTCGTTCATCGACGGCTACTACTACGTGGTGATGATCACCTGGCGCAGCGACGGTCGACAGGTCGTCATGTTCCGTTCGCCCGAACTGCTCGGGCGCCTCGCAGACACCCCGGTGACGTACGAGTCCCGCGGGGTGCTGAACTCGAACGGATTCGCGCAGGGCAGTCTCGTGCCCGTCTCGAATGACGCGGGCGGCGACGACTGGCATGGCTTCTTCTTCCGCGACTCGTATCCGGTCGGGCGCATCCCGGCGCTGATCCCGGCAACGTGGAGCAACGGCTGGCCGACGTTCGGCAACAACGGCGTCGTTCCGGTCGACGGCGTCTTCGAGAAGCCGATCGAGCTCACCCCGGAGCAGGAGCGCTTCGAGCGGCTCAAGAGCATCGTCGTGTCCGACGACTTCGACAACGATGCACCGCACCGTGCCTTCCAGGAGGAGCAGTGGACGGTGCCGACACCGCCCGACATCGATGAGACGCTGATCGGCGTCGAACTCTTCGCCAACCCCGGCGCCGAGTCCGGAAACACCGAGGGCTGGATTGCCAACGACGGCGCGACGCTCTCGACGACGCCCGACGCACACTCCGGCTCGACGGCGATCGCGGTCACAGGGCGGACCTTCACGGGATCGGGACCGGCGCAGATCGTCACAGGCAAGGTGCAGCACAACGTCACGTACGACGTCTCGGCATGGATCAAATACGACAACCCTGCGAGCCCGGCGACCAAGCCGTTCATCATCACTGCTCGGTACGGTGGCAACTTCGCCAACCTCACGCCCCAGACGGAGGTTACCCGCGGGACCTGGGTCAAGGTGTCGGGAACGTTTACGATTCCTGCATCCCAGGCTCTCTCCGACGCCCGCATCTTCATCGAGACTCCATGGGTGCCCAATCCGTCGTCAGACCCCGACACGCACCTCATGGACTACAAAGTCGACGACGTGTCACTCGTCGGACGGCCCCCCGTCTCCGGTGAGCTGCCGCATCCCGATGAGATCGCCCCGAACGGGTCGAACCTCGACCTGGCTTGGGAGTGGAACCACACACCAGACAACAGGTACTGGTCGCTCACCGACCGCGAGGGGTGGCTGCGGTTGACGGCCGGCAAGGTCGTGACCGGTGCGTACACGCACCGCGACCCCGGTGGCGAGCTCACCTGGCTCGAAGAAGCTCGCAACACGCTCTCGCAGCGCTCCTTCGGGCCTCGGCAGTCGGCCGAGACGAAGCTCGACATCTCGGGTATGAACGACGGCGACGTCGCCGGACTTGCAGCGTTCGGCCAGGACTTCTCGTACGTCGCGGTCCAGCGCGTGAACGAGGTGAACACGGTGGGGGTCGTCCATCGCGGACGTCCCTTCCCCGCATCGACCGACCAGGCGGCGGTTGAGAGCTTCCTCCCTGGGGCCACTGCGGAACTCGGGGATGCCACGGAGGTGCACCTGAAGGCAGATCTGGACTTCGCCCAGAGCGAAGGGCGGCTCTACACGACCTTCTACTACAGTCTGGACGGGATCGATTGGACCCAGCTCGGCAACGCCGTCGGACCGCTCGAGTTCGGCGGATCGATACACTTCATGGGGCACAGGGTCGCACTGTTCAACTACGCGACCCAGCAGACCGGCGGCCACGTCGACTTCGATCGCTTCCTGCTGAGCGACACCCTGACGTCGCAGAACCAGCCGCTCGACAAGAGCGACCTGGATGCCGCGATCGCCTACGCCGACTCGCTCGACTCGGGAGACTATCCCGCCGAGGCGTGGGCGATGCTCAACGCACTCGCCGAAGCGCGAACGGTGGCGGCAGGGGTGGTCGGCACGCAGAACCAGATCGACGCCCCCGAGCGCGCGCTCAGCTTTGAACTCGCTCGCCTCGGAACGCTGAAGGCGCTGGCGCCGTCACTCGATGTCGAACTGACGGCCGACACCCGCTGCGTGGCAGGAAAGGCTGTCGTCACGGTGCGCGCGAGCAATGCAGAGGAGGTGCCGATCACGGTCGCCTTCGAGACGGCGTACGGCAGCAAGTCCTTCGCCTCGGTCGCGCCGGGCAAGAGCGTGGCCCACGCGTTCACGACGCGTCTAACGAGCGTGCCGGCGGGCGTGGTATCCATGGATGCCACGGCGACCATCGAGGGCCAGCCGGTGACGGTGTCGCACGACGCGCCGTACAACGCACGGTCCTGCGGCTGAACGCGGGTGGTGGGGTCGTCACCGGCGGTCCCACCACCCTCGATCTCGACCGGCCGGCGTGCACGACCGACAATGGACCTGAAGGAGTAGGGAGAAGCGAATGACGCGCACGATCGCAGCAGTCGTCCTGCTCGGGCTGTTCGTCGGGGGGCTCCCGGCCCCAGCTGCGACCGAACCGCTCGACGACGGGGCGGGCGTCGAGATCGGCGTTCTCATCGAACCCCGCGCCGACTGCGCCGATGTGCGGCCGCCCTGCCGCTGCGACGCCGTAGGCACCCCTACGCTGCCGCCGGGCCTCGCCAAGAAGCCGATCCTGCCACCGGGGCAAGCCAAGAAGGCGACGCCGCCGCCAGGACAAGCCAAGAAGGCGACGCCGCGCGACTGGTGCGCGCCTCGCCCCGCCGGCGCGCCGATTCAGGGGCCGAACGAATAGGCTGGTGCCGTCGGCGCGCCGGTGAGCGCTCGAATATGGCGCGTCCGCGCAAGGGTACGCATCAGCGGCGAGACTTCCGCGAGACAGGAGACGGTCGTGAGTGACGTCGAGACGGGGGAACGCCCCGAGAAGCTCGGCATCCGCGAGGTTGCCGCGCTCGCCGGCGTCTCGCACATGACCGTCTCGCGCGTGCTCAACGGACATCCCAACATCCGCCCGGCCACCCGGCAGCGGGTGCTCGACGTCATTCAAGAACTCGATTTCAAGCCCAACAGCGCTGCGCGCGCGCTCGCGACGCAACGCACCCAGCGCATCGGCGTGATCGTCGACAGCTCGGTCGAGTTCGGACCGACCAGCACGCTGCGCGGCATCGAGTTCGCGGCCCGCTCGAGCGGGTACTCGGTCACCTCGGTGGCGATGCAGGACGACGCGAGCCTCACCCCCGAGGGCGCAGTGAGCCACCTCCTCGCCGAGGGCGTCGATGCGGTGTGCGTGGTCGCGCCGCGCTCCTCGTCGGTGTCGGCGCTGCGGCGCATCTCGATCGACGTGCCCGTGCTCGTGGTGAAGGCTGCGAAAGACCCGACCTTCCTCACCGTCAGCGTCGACCAGCAGCTCGGCACGACGCTCGCCGTCGACCACTTGGTCTCGCTCGGACACCGCGACATCCTGCATCTGGCCGGCCCGCTCGACTGGCTCGACGCGCGTGGTCGCGAGCGAGCGTTCCACGGCCGCATCGAGCAATGGGGGCTGAAAGCCCGCCCGATCGTCGTGGGCGACTGGACGGCCGACTTCGGCTACGACTACGCAGCAGGGCTCAGCGGAGTGCCCGAGTACACGGCGATGTTCGTGGCGAACGACGAGATGGCGTTCGGCGTCGTGCACGGCTTCTACGACCGCGGCATCCGAGTGCCCGAAGACGTGAGCGTCGTCGGATTCGACGATCTCCCGCTCTCCCGGCATTTCATTCCGCCGCTCACGACCGTGACCCAGAACTTCCACGCTCTCGGCGTCAAGGCGATGGAGGTGCTGCGCGCGGCGCTCGAGGGGCGCGAGATCCCGCAGCGCTCGAAGATTCCCAGTGAGATCGTCGTGCGCTCGTCGACGGCGCCACCGAGGCCATCATGATCGAGCGGGTTGCCTCGGCGCGACCGGTCGTCGAGATGACCGGCATCACCGTGGTGATCGAGGGCACCGCGGTGCTGCATGGCGTCGATCTGCGGCTGTTCGGCGGCGAGATCCACGCCCTCATGGGCGGCAATGGTGCCGGCAAGTCATCGATGGTGAAGGCGCTGACCGGCGCGTACCGCATCGATGCGGGTGAAGTACGCATCGACGGCGAGCGGGTCGCGGTCTCCGGACCTGCTGCGGCAGAGGCGGCCGGCATCGCCGCAGCCTTCCAAGACGTCGACCTGTGCGGCAACCTCTCCATCGCCGAGAACGTGATGATCGGTCACGAGGAGCGGCGCTGGTACGGCATCTCGTGGGGGGCCACGCGGCGGCGAGCCGTTGCGGTGCTCGACGAGCTGGGACTCGGCGACCTCGACCCCAAGCAGTCGGTGTCGGCGTTGTCGCCCGCCATCCAGCAGCTCGTCGCCATCGCCCGGGCACTCGTGACCCAGCCGAAGGTGCTCGTGCTCGACGAGCCCACCTCGAGTCTCGACGCCGACGAGGTGGCCACCCTCTTCCGTGCTCTGCAGCGGCTCCGCGAACAGGGCGTGGCGATCCTCTTCGTCTCGCACTTCCTCGAACAGGTCTATGCGATCAGCGACCGCATCACGGTGCTGCGCGACGGCCGCGGCCAAGGGGAGTACCCGACCCGAGAACTCGATCGCGCCGAGCTGATCTCGAAGATGATCGGCAAAGACCTCACCGAGCTCCGCCGGATCGGATCCGAGCGACGTGCCCATCGAGCGGAGCCGACCGGCGAGCCCGTGTATCGTGTGGTCGGCCTCGGTCGCCGGGGCGAGTTCGACGCGACCGATTTCGAGGTGCACCGCGGCGAGGTGGTCGGCCTCGGGGGCCTGCGCGGTTCGGGCCGGAGCGAGTTCGGCCAGTTGCTCGCCGGCGTCGTGCACGGTGACTCGGGAACGATCGAGATCGACGGCCGCAAGGTCGCGCTGTCGAACCCCGCGACGGCGTTGCGCCACCGCATCGCGTTCGCGAGCGAAGATCGCCGTGACGGCGGCATCATCGAGGAGCTGAGCGTGCGCGACAACATCGTGCTCGCACTCCAGGCGATCCGGGGCTGGGCGCGGCCGATCTCCCACGCCGAGCGCGATGCGCTGGTCGAGCGGTTCATGGAGTCGTTCGACATCGTCGCCCCTGGGCCGGATGCTCCGGCCAAGCAGCTCTCCGGCGGAAACCAGCAGAAGGTACTGCTTGCGAGATGGCTCGCCACGAGGCCCCGCGTGCTCGTGCTCGACGAGCCGACGCGCGGCGTCGACATCGCAGCGAAGGTCGAGATCCAGGCCCGCGTGGCGGAGATGGCCAGAGACGGCGTGGCCGTGGTGTTCATCTCGTCAGAGCTCGACGAGGTGGTGCGGCTGAGTGATCGCATCGCGATCCTCAAGGACCGCCGCAAGATCGGCGAGGTGAGCAACGGGCCGGGGCTCAGCGTCGACACGATCATCGAGATGATCGCGGCTGCCGACGAAGACGACGCGTAACGCCGACGAGGGCTTGCGAGCGTCGTTTCCCGAACGTTATGTTTCCGGGAACATCGTCTTGCGTTCCAGATCTTGTTCCCGGTAACATGCTCGGAGCGGCACGCATCGAGCGGAGCTGCAATCACACACACAGCCCGCGAGAGCGGGTAGAAGCCGGCAGCAGTGCCGGATCTCAAGGAGGAGATCACATGTCAGTTCAGAGGCGATTCACGAAGATCCTCGGCCTGGCGGCCGTCGGCGCGATCAGCATCGGCCTCGCCGCGTGCTCGAGCGGCGCCAGCGGTTCGGGCGGCGGAGAGGGCGACCTCACCACGGTCGGATTCGTCGCGGTGGGCCCCGAGGGTGCATGGCGCGAGGCGAACGAGACGAACATCCAGGACACGTTCACGAAGGATGCCGGCTTCGACCTGAAGTACGCGCCGGCCACGAACCTCGACCAGAAGTCGCAGATCGACGCATTCACGTCGTTCGTCGACGAGGGCGTCGACGTGATCCTGCTCTCGGCCACCGAGGCATCCGGCTGGGAGGACTCGCTCGCTCGTGCGCAGGAGGCCGAGATCCCCGTGATCCTGCTCGACCGCGGCATCGAGCCCGAAGACACGAGCCTCTACGTCACCCGCATCGCCCCCGACAACGTCGAGGTCGCCAAGGAGGTCGGCGCCTGGGCCGCCGAGCAGTTCCCCGATGGCGGCAACTACATCACCCTCGAGGGCCCCGCCGGCGTCGGCGTGGTCAACGAGCGCAATGAGGGCTGGAACGAGTCGGTCGAGGGCTCGAAGCTCGTGCAGGTCGCCGCGCAGACCGCGAACTGGTCGGCCGAAGAGGGCAAGAGCGTCACCGAGACGCTGCTCAAGGCGAACGGCAACAACATCCAGCTGATCTTCGCTCAGAACGACGAGATGGGCCTCGGCGCCGCGCAGGCAGCCGAAGAGGCCGGCCTCACGCCGGGCGTCGACATCAAGATCGCGACCATCGACGGCACGAAGTCAGCCATGGAGGCGCTCGCCGACGGCCAGCTCAGCTACGTGCACGAGTACAACCCGCTGTTCGGTGAGACCGCGCTCGAGGTCGTCGAGAAGGCGCTCGCCGGCGATTCGGTCGAGTCGTACATCATCGTACCGAGCGAGGCGTTCGACTCTGCCGAGGCAGCGCAGGCCGTGCTCGCCGACCGCAAGTACTGACGGTCGCCACGCCGCACTCGCGGCGAACGGCAACTGAGGTGCGGGGCCGGCTGCCACAGCGGCCCCGCATCGTCGTCCACAGAACGGCCGACCGCGTCGATGCGGCCGGAGCACAGAAATGCGAGTGCCATGACTGAAGCACTGCCCCACATCGAGATGCGCGACATCTCGATCGAATTCCCGGGCGTCAAGGCGCTGGATGGCGTGGACTTCCGCCTCTTCCAGGGCGAGATCCACGCCTTGATGGGCGAGAACGGCGCCGGCAAGTCGACGCTCATCAAAGCGCTCACGGGTGTCTACAAGATCGATGGCGGCTCCATCGTCGTCGCCGGCCAGGAGCGCCAGTTCCACGGCACCGGCGACGCGCAGAGCGCGGGCATCTCGACCGTCTACCAAGAGGTCAATCTCGTCACCAACCTCTCCATCGGCGAGAACGTGATGCTCGGCCACGAGGTGCGCGGGGCGTTCGGCGTCAACTGGCGAGCCACCCACACGGCCGCGACGGAAGCGCTCGCGACGCTCGGCCTCGAGCACCTCGACACGCACAAGCCGCTGTCGACCCTCTCGATCGCGCTCCAGCAGCTCGTCGCGATCAGCCGCGCGATGGCCGTCAAGGCGAAGGTGCTCATTCTCGACGAGCCGACGTCGAGCCTCGACGCGGCCGAGGTCGAGGGGCTCTTCCGCGTGATGCGGGTGCTGCGCGACCAAGGCGTCGCGATCCTGTTCGTGTCGCACTTCCTCGATCAGATCTACGCGATCAGCGATCGGCTCACCATCCTGCGCAACGGCCGTTACGAGGGCGAGTACCTCACGCGCGAACTCGACCGCCACGAGCTGATCTCCAAGATGATCGGCAAAGATCTCAGCACGCTCTCGTCGCTCGGCGGCAACCGTCGAGCCGAGGAGCGCGACTACGCCGTCGAAGAGCCGCTGCTCTCGGCGAAGGGCATCGGCCGGCGCGGCTCCATCGAGCCCACCGATCTCGACATCCACCGCGGCGAGGTGATCGGCTTCGCCGGTCTGCTCGGCTCGGGTCGCACCGAGCTCGCCCGACTGCTCTACGGCGCCGACCGCACTGACGAGGGCGAGATCACCCTGCACGGCGCACGTGTCGACATCAAGAGCCCGGCCGATGGCCTCGGCAAGCGCATCGCATTCTCGACCGAGAACCGTCGCGACGAGGGCATCATCGGCGACCTGACCGTTCGAGAGAACATGATCCTCGCGGTGCAGGCCGAGCGCGGATGGGCCCGGCCCATCCCGCGCAAAGAGCAGGACGAACTCGTCGAGAAGTACATCACCGCGCTCAACGTGCGGCCGGCCGACCCGAATCGGCTGATCAAGAACCTCTCGGGCGGCAACCAGCAGAAGGTGCTGCTCGGCCGCTGGCTCGCGACCACGCCCGAGCTGCTGATCCTCGACGAACCGACGCGCGGCATCGACGTCGGCGCGAAGGCCGAGATCCAAGAGGCCGTCGCGGCACTCGCCGAAGACGGCGTCTCGGTCGTGTTCATCTCCTCCGAACTCGAGGAGGTCGTGCGCCTGAGCGAGCGGATCATCGTGCTCAAGGACCACCAGAAGATCGGCGAGATCGTGAACGGCCCGACGGTCACCGCGCAGCAGGTCGTCGACGTCATCGCGGCACATGGTGTCGAGGCGGCCGCGCACAGTGGCATCATCGATGCCGAAGCAGGTCTGCACCCGAGCGACAGCCGGCAGGCGAGCGCGCATGCGCTCGCCCTGGCGAAGGAGGAATCATGAGCACCGATGCTCGATGGTCATGGCTGCGCGAACTCATTCGCAAGCCGTTCTTCTGGGGGCTGATCGCCATCGTCGCGCTGCTCGCCCTGAACGTGCTGAAAGACCCCAACTACCTCGCGCTCTCGATCAATCCGGTCAACGGCAACCTCGTCGGCAACGTCGTCGACATCCTGCGGGCCTCCGCGCCGATCCTGATGATCGCGGTCGGCATGTCGCTCGTCATCGCGACCGGTGGCATCGACCTCTCGGTCGGCTCGGTGATGGCCGTCTCGGGCGCCGTCGCGATGGTGTTCATGAAAGAGGCTGGGGAGTCGGGCTCGCTCGGCGCCGCACTCGGCGCGATCGGCCTCGCCCTGCTCGTCAGCGCGGTGCTCGGCGCGGTGAATGGCGTGCTGGTGGCCTACGTCGGCCTGCAGCCGTTCATCAGCACGCTCATCATGATGCTCGCCGGTCGCGGTATCGCGAAGGTGATCACCGAGGGGCAGAACACCTCGGCCACGAACGACCCGTTCCGCTGGATCGCGAACGGGTTCGTCATCGGCCTTCCCGTCGTCTTCCTCCTCGCGATCCTGATCGTGCTCGTCGTCGGCTTCGTGGTTCGCCGTAGCGCGCTCGGCCTCATGATCGAGGCGATCGGCATCAACCCGAAGGCGAGCCGCATGGCGGGCATCAAGCCGAACGGCCTGCTGCTCACCGTCTACATCCTGAGCGCGGTGCTCGCCGGCATCGCCGGCATCATGTCGGTCGGCACCGTGATGACGGTCGACGTCTCTCGCACTGGCTACCAGATGGAACTCGACGCGATCCTCGCCGTCGTCATCGGCGGCACCTCGCTCGCCGGCGGCAAGTTCTCGATCGGCGGCGCGGTCGTCGGCGGCCTGCTCATCGCGACGCTCGACAAGACCATCGTCTTCCTCGGCATCTCGTCGTCTGCCACCCCGGCGTTCAAGGCGATCGTGATCGTCGTGCTGTGCCTCCTGCAGTCCGAACGCGTGCGCAGCTGGTTCGTGCAACGGCGCAGGCCCCCCCAGGGGCGGATGACACCGAGCCCGGCTCCGGTGAAGCAGGAGAACCAGGAGGTGACGGCATGACCGCCGTGCAGACCCCTCGGGCCGACTCGTCGGCCGAGGCATCCGCAGTCTCGAAGCTCGTAGCGCGCGTGAAGCGCGTCGTCGCATCGAACCCGTCGGTGCTGCCGACCGTCGCGGCGATCGTCATCTTCATCGGCATGGTGATCTACGGCGAAGTGGCCTACGGCCGCATCGTGCAGGCCAACACGCTGTCGAACCTGCTCATCAACAACGCGCACCTCATCATCCTCGCGGTGGCCATGACGTTCGTGATCCTCACGGGCGGCATCGACCTGTCGGTCGGCTCGATCATCGCGCTCTCGAGCGTCGCCGGGGTCATGCTCTCCAACGCCGGCTGGGATCCGCTCGTCGTGATCGTGCTGATGATCCTCATCGGCACGGTGTTCGGCCTGGCCAGCGGCATCCTGATCCAGTACTTCAACGTGCAGCCGTTCATCGCGACGCTCGCGATGATGTTCCTCGGGCGGGGCCTCGCGGCGCTGCTCAGCACCCAGCCCGAGCGGCTTCCCGAGGATTCGCCGATCCGATGGCTCGGCGAGCAGTTCAAGGTCGTCGACGGCGAGAAGGTGAACGACGTGGTGGTCACGCCCGGTGTCGTGATCGCGCTGCTCGTCGTGCTCGCCGCCTTCTTCGTGCTGCATCGCACGCGCACCGGGCGCACCGTGTACGCGATCGGCGGCTCCGAGAGCTCGTCGGCGCTCATGGGCCTCGCCGTGCCGCGCACCAAGGTGCTCGTGTACGTCATCAGCGGCACGCTCTCGGGCGTCGCCGCCGTCGTCTACACCTCGCGTCTCGGCATCGCGCAGAACATCACCGGCATCGGCTGGGAGCTCGACGCGATCGCCGCGACCGTGATCGGCGGCACGCTGCTCACCGGCGGCTACGGCTACGTGCTCGGCTCGGTGATCGGCGCCCTCGTGCTCGGGCTCATGAATGTGCTGATCACGCGCGACGGCGGCATCCCGCCCGAAATGACGACGATCATCACGGGCGGCATCCTGCTGGTCTTCGTGCTGTTGCAGCGCGCGGTGACCTCGAAGCGGCATACCTAGCCGCCGGGCTCCGCGTCGTCACGACGGCCGGCACAGTGAAGGGCCGGATGCCGCGAGGCATCCGGCCCTTCGTCGTTCTCACGCTCGGTGTGATCCAGACCATCATCACGTTCGAGGGCACCCTCTCGTCGTGGTGGACGAGGATCTTCATCGGCGCACTGCTGCTCGTGTTCATCATCTTGCAGAAGGTGCTTACGGCCCGAAGGCGCTGAGCCTCCCGGCCCGGGGAACTGTGGGCAGCATAATCGACGGTAGTGGACGCGCCGGGGGCGCGAGGCAGGAGCGCAGCAGCGAGTGAGCGACCGGGACGACAAGGGGCGCGTCGCGACGATCTTCGACGTCGCGCGACTCGCAGGCGTGTCGCATCAGACCGTGTCGCGTGTGCTCAACGACCTGCCGAACGTGCGCCCCGCGACTCGCGCGCGAGTCGAGCAGGCGATCAAGCAGCTGCGCTACGTGCCTTCACCGGCCGCCCGCGCACTCGTCACCCGCCGCACCCGCACTCTCGGCCTGATCGTCACCGGCGCGCCCGACTACGGACCGTCGAGCACCGCGCTGCACTTCAACGAGGCTGCGCGCGACGCCCGATACTCGGTGATCACCGCGAGCATGCTCGAGACGGATGCCGCGGTCATGCGCTCGGCGGCCGAGCTGCTCGTGCGGCAGAACGTCGAGGCGATCGTGCTCATCGCGGCGCAACGTGCGGCGCTCGACGCGCTCGACGGCATCGAACTCGGCGTGCCGATCATCGCGGTCGCATCCGAGGATCGCGGCGGAATGCACCGGGTCTGGCTCGACCAGTACGCCGGCGCGCGCCTCGCCGTCGACCACCTCGTCAGCCTGGGCCACCGCGAGATCCGGCACCTCGGCGGACCACCCAACGCGATGGACGCCGCCGAGCGCATGCGCGGCTGGTCGGCCGCGCTCGCCGAGCACGGACTGCCGGCTCGCGAGCCGTTGCTCGGCGACTGGACGCCTGGGAGCGGTTATGTGCACGGCCGAATGCTCGCCCGCGACGCCGAGATGACCGCGGTGTT
The Agromyces albus DNA segment above includes these coding regions:
- a CDS encoding family 43 glycosylhydrolase, producing MFQPKFALRSVSFAAAAVMASVGVFATTSAAQAAVEWNPESSYTTTDAGDGTYKVPMLKSDVPDVAVERVPASQNDEGRDIYYMVSTTMHLSPGAPIMKSYDLVNWEIVNYAFDRLDISDAASLRNGKNSYGEGQWASSIRFHDGTYYVLINSLNLGGAFLYRTDDIDNGAWTKTAFGRGFHDPSLFFDDANGGTPYIFYGGGGSSAVRLNPTLTAVEQDFPDVIRRSDYADKPYIGNDDGIFEGAQVSFIDGYYYVVMITWRSDGRQVVMFRSPELLGRLADTPVTYESRGVLNSNGFAQGSLVPVSNDAGGDDWHGFFFRDSYPVGRIPALIPATWSNGWPTFGNNGVVPVDGVFEKPIELTPEQERFERLKSIVVSDDFDNDAPHRAFQEEQWTVPTPPDIDETLIGVELFANPGAESGNTEGWIANDGATLSTTPDAHSGSTAIAVTGRTFTGSGPAQIVTGKVQHNVTYDVSAWIKYDNPASPATKPFIITARYGGNFANLTPQTEVTRGTWVKVSGTFTIPASQALSDARIFIETPWVPNPSSDPDTHLMDYKVDDVSLVGRPPVSGELPHPDEIAPNGSNLDLAWEWNHTPDNRYWSLTDREGWLRLTAGKVVTGAYTHRDPGGELTWLEEARNTLSQRSFGPRQSAETKLDISGMNDGDVAGLAAFGQDFSYVAVQRVNEVNTVGVVHRGRPFPASTDQAAVESFLPGATAELGDATEVHLKADLDFAQSEGRLYTTFYYSLDGIDWTQLGNAVGPLEFGGSIHFMGHRVALFNYATQQTGGHVDFDRFLLSDTLTSQNQPLDKSDLDAAIAYADSLDSGDYPAEAWAMLNALAEARTVAAGVVGTQNQIDAPERALSFELARLGTLKALAPSLDVELTADTRCVAGKAVVTVRASNAEEVPITVAFETAYGSKSFASVAPGKSVAHAFTTRLTSVPAGVVSMDATATIEGQPVTVSHDAPYNARSCG
- a CDS encoding LacI family DNA-binding transcriptional regulator, with amino-acid sequence MSDVETGERPEKLGIREVAALAGVSHMTVSRVLNGHPNIRPATRQRVLDVIQELDFKPNSAARALATQRTQRIGVIVDSSVEFGPTSTLRGIEFAARSSGYSVTSVAMQDDASLTPEGAVSHLLAEGVDAVCVVAPRSSSVSALRRISIDVPVLVVKAAKDPTFLTVSVDQQLGTTLAVDHLVSLGHRDILHLAGPLDWLDARGRERAFHGRIEQWGLKARPIVVGDWTADFGYDYAAGLSGVPEYTAMFVANDEMAFGVVHGFYDRGIRVPEDVSVVGFDDLPLSRHFIPPLTTVTQNFHALGVKAMEVLRAALEGREIPQRSKIPSEIVVRSSTAPPRPS
- a CDS encoding sugar ABC transporter ATP-binding protein, with product MIERVASARPVVEMTGITVVIEGTAVLHGVDLRLFGGEIHALMGGNGAGKSSMVKALTGAYRIDAGEVRIDGERVAVSGPAAAEAAGIAAAFQDVDLCGNLSIAENVMIGHEERRWYGISWGATRRRAVAVLDELGLGDLDPKQSVSALSPAIQQLVAIARALVTQPKVLVLDEPTSSLDADEVATLFRALQRLREQGVAILFVSHFLEQVYAISDRITVLRDGRGQGEYPTRELDRAELISKMIGKDLTELRRIGSERRAHRAEPTGEPVYRVVGLGRRGEFDATDFEVHRGEVVGLGGLRGSGRSEFGQLLAGVVHGDSGTIEIDGRKVALSNPATALRHRIAFASEDRRDGGIIEELSVRDNIVLALQAIRGWARPISHAERDALVERFMESFDIVAPGPDAPAKQLSGGNQQKVLLARWLATRPRVLVLDEPTRGVDIAAKVEIQARVAEMARDGVAVVFISSELDEVVRLSDRIAILKDRRKIGEVSNGPGLSVDTIIEMIAAADEDDA
- a CDS encoding substrate-binding domain-containing protein is translated as MSVQRRFTKILGLAAVGAISIGLAACSSGASGSGGGEGDLTTVGFVAVGPEGAWREANETNIQDTFTKDAGFDLKYAPATNLDQKSQIDAFTSFVDEGVDVILLSATEASGWEDSLARAQEAEIPVILLDRGIEPEDTSLYVTRIAPDNVEVAKEVGAWAAEQFPDGGNYITLEGPAGVGVVNERNEGWNESVEGSKLVQVAAQTANWSAEEGKSVTETLLKANGNNIQLIFAQNDEMGLGAAQAAEEAGLTPGVDIKIATIDGTKSAMEALADGQLSYVHEYNPLFGETALEVVEKALAGDSVESYIIVPSEAFDSAEAAQAVLADRKY